One window of the Chryseobacterium shigense genome contains the following:
- a CDS encoding outer membrane beta-barrel family protein produces the protein MKTQILIAALFFSGLAAAQQTKDTLKVKNIEAVNIKKQVFKKQSDRFIYDVASSPIAKGTNTFNLLKQTPMVSSIDGKSLKIMGKSDVVVYINNKKTNMDAEALIEMLKGTPSEDIQKIEVITTPGSEFQVESNEGVINIVMKKNKNDGYNGTLKMNNEQAYYNNPSAGASFNFRKNKWSVNSNFNTGSWTDRERYTLSNGDSTFRNESLGYNDDPNKNVGGSVNIDYEINKKHSLGFTYNMRYNKSFNSILDVTNWEDGVLENRTINHEDAQTRNHSFNLNYEIKTDSIGSKLTSNISYLWFNRDKMSVNKSYPLTNTSEIDENSAYSALRQSVPQIINNYAANIDYLKKTAKGHTWLMGVSYNHTNTDNDTRQDILVDDDFVNDINQTNHFIYKERILGAYITYERKLSEKFSGKIGARYEMTRSSGEILGKTSFDRNYNNLLPYLNLNYAISSDHNLSYSFSSRIRRPRFWELNPSRTYFTPTNYTQNNPFVLASKFYNQEISYMYKNAFFANLSFNYVEDASNQIPLQGSVTGLQDDENGNPVMTTTKFLRYIRTNYGNNKQFGLTLGMNKSWFKEIWTTNYSVNLGYSIYKGTVSEDPTSVPVPGQTEVIDPYVINFKNFNISGNINNNIRLSSNKDWFLGINYYYGSKVKIESGTLGVRQSFDVSLKKIMGNWTFVAEVYDLFNQNFNSIQGIQPNGSYNNVVNFEYSRILNIGVTYNFGNQKLKKAREMKSANDAIKSRT, from the coding sequence ATGAAAACTCAGATTCTCATTGCCGCCTTATTCTTCAGTGGACTTGCCGCTGCCCAGCAGACAAAAGATACCCTGAAAGTAAAAAACATTGAAGCTGTCAATATCAAGAAGCAGGTTTTCAAAAAACAAAGTGACCGTTTCATTTATGACGTGGCTTCCTCTCCTATTGCCAAAGGAACCAATACGTTCAATCTTTTGAAACAAACACCAATGGTATCAAGCATTGATGGAAAATCGTTGAAGATCATGGGAAAATCTGATGTAGTGGTATACATCAACAACAAGAAAACCAATATGGATGCCGAAGCATTGATAGAAATGCTGAAAGGAACTCCATCGGAAGATATACAGAAAATTGAGGTAATTACAACTCCGGGAAGCGAATTCCAGGTAGAATCCAATGAAGGGGTTATTAATATTGTAATGAAGAAGAATAAAAATGACGGCTACAACGGAACTCTTAAAATGAATAACGAGCAGGCTTATTATAACAATCCTTCTGCAGGTGCCTCATTCAATTTCAGAAAGAATAAATGGTCTGTAAACTCCAATTTCAATACGGGAAGCTGGACGGACAGAGAAAGATATACGCTCTCAAACGGAGATTCCACTTTTAGAAATGAATCTTTAGGCTATAATGATGATCCGAATAAAAATGTAGGCGGAAGCGTGAACATCGACTATGAAATCAATAAGAAACACAGTTTAGGGTTTACGTACAATATGAGGTATAATAAAAGTTTCAACTCTATTCTTGATGTAACCAATTGGGAAGACGGTGTTCTTGAAAACAGAACGATCAATCATGAGGATGCACAGACGAGAAATCACTCTTTCAATTTGAATTATGAGATAAAGACAGATTCTATCGGGAGCAAACTTACTTCCAATATTTCTTATCTGTGGTTTAACAGGGATAAAATGAGTGTAAACAAAAGTTATCCGCTGACCAATACCTCTGAAATTGATGAGAACAGCGCATACAGTGCATTGAGACAATCTGTCCCACAGATCATCAATAATTATGCTGCCAACATCGACTATCTTAAAAAGACCGCTAAGGGCCATACCTGGCTGATGGGAGTAAGCTACAATCACACAAATACGGATAATGACACAAGACAGGATATCCTTGTAGACGACGATTTTGTGAATGATATTAACCAAACCAATCACTTTATTTATAAGGAAAGAATCCTGGGAGCTTATATTACCTATGAAAGAAAACTGAGTGAAAAATTTTCAGGAAAAATAGGTGCCCGGTATGAAATGACGAGAAGCAGCGGCGAAATTCTTGGAAAGACAAGTTTCGACAGAAATTATAACAATCTTCTTCCTTATCTTAACCTGAACTACGCCATCAGCTCAGATCATAATCTTAGCTACAGCTTTTCCAGCAGGATCAGAAGACCGAGATTCTGGGAGCTGAATCCTTCAAGAACTTATTTTACACCAACCAACTATACACAGAATAATCCTTTCGTACTGGCTTCCAAGTTCTACAATCAGGAAATCAGTTATATGTACAAAAATGCATTTTTTGCCAACCTCAGCTTTAATTATGTGGAAGATGCATCGAACCAGATTCCTCTTCAGGGAAGCGTAACGGGGCTACAGGATGATGAAAACGGAAATCCTGTAATGACTACTACGAAATTCTTAAGATACATCAGAACCAACTATGGAAACAATAAGCAATTCGGGCTGACTTTAGGAATGAACAAATCCTGGTTCAAAGAAATCTGGACAACCAATTATTCGGTGAATTTAGGATACAGCATCTACAAAGGTACAGTATCTGAGGACCCTACTTCGGTTCCGGTTCCGGGGCAAACAGAGGTGATTGATCCGTATGTAATCAATTTCAAGAACTTCAATATATCCGGTAATATCAATAACAACATTCGCCTTTCTTCAAATAAGGACTGGTTCCTGGGAATCAATTATTACTACGGAAGTAAAGTAAAGATTGAAAGCGGAACATTGGGTGTAAGACAGAGCTTTGATGTAAGCTTAAAGAAAATCATGGGAAACTGGACTTTTGTGGCTGAAGTGTATGACCTATTCAACCAGAACTTCAACAGTATCCAGGGAATCCAGCCTAACGGAAGCTACAATAATGTTGTCAATTTCGAATACTCAAGAATCCTGAACATTGGGGTAACCTACAATTTCGGGAACCAGAAGCTGAAAAAGGCACGAGAAATGAAATCGGCCAACGATGCTATAAAATCAAGGACTTAA
- a CDS encoding carboxypeptidase-like regulatory domain-containing protein — MRKFYPLFLLLLLMFSCKNETSLDIDDNSVTPESNFNFGNTVQRNFQGVVLDTGGNPVSGATVTIGSSTAQTNFKGFFTFKNAEVKENFALVKVTKPGFIDGSRVMVPTNGINRVNIMMIPAATTASINSGTTSTVSLPNGTKVKFDGSFKDAAGNTYSGSVNVALYNLASSNPYLTELMPGSLLAANSGGNARIMETFGMVHVQLTGSSGQKLQIANGHTAEMTVPIDASQTSTSPNTIPLWSYNENTGMWNEEGSATKVGNTYVGTVSHFSWWNCDAQFPQAILKVTVKNPAGLPMVNAKVALKRSSQSYETYGMTDNMGTVTGIIPANETLTLKVYDVCNTVVYTSNVAPVTVGTTMTLPDITVISTGNQYIIQGNLKTCTNTDVTDGYVLLRPAAGTNYFQYTSVPVSSTGNFSFNVYSCTANPQFILEGYDYTNLQTSGEIPFTANLPVMNFNNLSVCNSVSEFISYKIDNQNVKYVFGNINAQWSGLTSTSPNIIAKQLRINSTSTAGNAFFMTQNNMLGVPGSFNADYLFEFSGGYFNPSTGNVVVQVTNFGAAGTYIDFTVNGTYTDTNGNHTFTANGHVIRDL; from the coding sequence ATGAGAAAATTTTATCCCCTATTTTTGTTATTATTGCTAATGTTTTCATGTAAAAATGAAACATCCTTAGACATTGATGACAACAGTGTAACCCCTGAATCTAATTTTAATTTTGGAAATACAGTACAAAGAAACTTTCAGGGAGTAGTCCTTGATACCGGAGGAAATCCTGTAAGCGGGGCAACGGTAACCATAGGATCAAGCACGGCGCAGACAAATTTCAAAGGCTTTTTTACATTTAAAAATGCAGAGGTGAAGGAAAACTTTGCCCTTGTAAAAGTAACAAAACCCGGATTTATAGACGGTTCAAGAGTTATGGTTCCCACAAATGGAATCAACCGTGTGAATATTATGATGATTCCTGCAGCTACAACGGCCAGCATTAATTCAGGAACAACTTCTACAGTATCTTTGCCTAACGGAACAAAAGTGAAATTCGATGGAAGCTTCAAAGATGCAGCCGGAAATACTTACAGCGGAAGTGTGAATGTTGCATTGTATAATTTAGCATCATCCAATCCGTATCTGACTGAATTAATGCCCGGTTCCCTTCTCGCAGCCAATTCCGGCGGAAATGCAAGAATCATGGAAACGTTTGGAATGGTGCATGTTCAGCTTACAGGAAGTTCAGGACAGAAATTACAGATTGCAAACGGGCACACCGCTGAAATGACGGTGCCTATCGATGCTTCACAAACTTCAACTTCCCCCAATACAATTCCACTGTGGTCGTATAATGAAAACACAGGAATGTGGAATGAAGAAGGTTCCGCAACAAAGGTTGGAAATACTTATGTAGGAACAGTGAGCCATTTCTCATGGTGGAACTGTGATGCCCAGTTTCCGCAGGCCATCCTGAAAGTAACGGTGAAAAATCCCGCCGGATTACCAATGGTAAATGCAAAAGTAGCTTTAAAAAGAAGCAGCCAGAGCTATGAAACCTATGGAATGACAGATAATATGGGAACAGTAACAGGGATTATTCCCGCCAATGAAACTCTTACCCTGAAAGTATACGATGTTTGTAATACTGTAGTTTACACTTCAAATGTAGCACCTGTAACAGTGGGAACCACCATGACATTACCCGATATTACGGTAATTTCTACAGGGAATCAGTATATTATACAGGGTAATCTGAAAACATGTACCAATACTGATGTTACGGACGGTTATGTACTTTTAAGACCTGCAGCCGGTACCAATTATTTTCAGTACACCTCAGTTCCGGTAAGCAGTACAGGTAATTTTTCATTTAATGTTTATTCATGTACGGCCAATCCGCAGTTTATTCTGGAAGGATATGATTATACTAATCTTCAGACCTCAGGAGAAATACCTTTTACAGCCAATTTACCGGTTATGAATTTTAACAATCTTTCGGTTTGTAATTCGGTAAGTGAATTTATCAGCTATAAAATTGATAATCAAAATGTAAAATATGTTTTCGGGAATATCAACGCCCAATGGTCCGGTCTTACTTCAACCAGTCCGAATATCATTGCAAAACAATTAAGAATTAATTCTACATCAACTGCCGGAAATGCTTTCTTTATGACTCAGAATAATATGCTTGGAGTTCCGGGAAGCTTCAATGCAGATTATCTTTTTGAGTTTTCCGGGGGATATTTCAATCCTTCTACAGGAAATGTAGTGGTTCAGGTGACTAATTTCGGAGCGGCAGGAACTTACATTGATTTTACTGTAAACGGAACTTACACTGATACAAACGGAAACCATACTTTTACAGCAAATGGGCATGTAATAAGGGATCTTTAA
- a CDS encoding DUF3817 domain-containing protein: MEFLEKLFSKYPQEKVIKWFKQICLAEAVSWFFLFTAMTLIRIDPEGTFAIVYISTIGSIHGLFFTLYLLFLPAIRKIYTWDDEDSVFALIAAFFPFATIWIDKKLARFDRE, translated from the coding sequence ATGGAATTTCTCGAAAAATTATTCTCAAAATATCCTCAGGAAAAAGTGATCAAATGGTTTAAGCAAATCTGTTTGGCTGAAGCTGTTTCATGGTTTTTCCTGTTCACAGCCATGACATTGATACGCATTGATCCGGAAGGTACTTTCGCAATTGTATATATCAGTACTATTGGCAGCATTCACGGGTTATTTTTTACACTTTACCTGTTATTTTTACCTGCAATAAGAAAAATATATACGTGGGATGATGAAGACAGCGTTTTTGCTTTAATCGCTGCATTCTTCCCGTTTGCCACTATCTGGATTGACAAAAAGTTAGCGCGCTTCGACAGGGAATAA
- the nadD gene encoding nicotinate (nicotinamide) nucleotide adenylyltransferase, protein MKKVGLFFGSFNPIHIGHLILANYILENSDMDELWFVVSPQNPFKDKKSLLKDHNRLDMVQLAVKSYPRMRASNVEFSLPKPSYTIDTLTYLHEKYPDYSFSLIMGEDNLDGLHKWKNSDILIKNHHIIVYPRVFEGEKKDSEYLQHENISMIKAPVIELSATEIRNMIKEGKNVRPMLPPEVFEYLDGSSFYK, encoded by the coding sequence ATGAAAAAAGTCGGTTTATTTTTCGGTTCTTTCAACCCTATCCATATCGGACATTTAATTTTAGCTAATTACATTCTTGAGAATTCTGATATGGATGAATTATGGTTCGTTGTGAGTCCGCAGAACCCGTTTAAGGATAAAAAATCCCTTCTGAAAGATCATAACAGACTGGATATGGTACAGCTTGCCGTAAAAAGCTATCCGAGAATGAGAGCATCCAACGTAGAATTTTCCTTACCTAAACCGAGCTATACGATTGATACACTCACTTATCTTCATGAAAAGTATCCTGATTATTCTTTCAGCCTGATTATGGGGGAAGATAACCTGGATGGTCTTCATAAATGGAAAAACTCTGATATCCTGATTAAAAATCATCACATTATTGTTTATCCGAGGGTTTTTGAAGGTGAAAAGAAAGATTCCGAGTATCTTCAGCATGAAAATATTTCTATGATCAAAGCTCCGGTTATTGAACTTTCCGCTACGGAAATCAGGAATATGATTAAAGAAGGCAAAAACGTACGTCCTATGCTTCCACCGGAAGTTTTTGAATATTTGGACGGAAGCAGTTTTTATAAGTAA
- the recJ gene encoding single-stranded-DNA-specific exonuclease RecJ yields the protein MSQKWIYKPEPDEEVVDRLSSSLGFGTFESKLLVLRGIDNYQKAREFFKPNLNDIHSPFLMADMQKAVERIATAIENGEKILVYGDYDVDGTTAVALMYLYLSKIVEKKYLDYYIPDRNSEGYGISTEGIDFAKENGFSLIIALDCGIKAIDMINYAGEQNIDFIICDHHLPGEEIPNAAAVLDPKRTDCRYPFKELSGCGVGFKLCQGLNTIYKIPEAELFELTDLLAISIAADIVSMTGENRVLAKMGLKVLRKTRNLGLRLLIPEDKLSHFEISNIVFEIAPKINAAGRISHGKAAVELMVSDNLKHANQIVGDIMNLNDERRELDMNSTLSALNQIVESQQQTKYSTIVYHPEWNKGVIGIVASRLIETYYKPTLVFTDGNNGEMVASARSVSDFDVHEALDMCSEYFLKFGGHHAAAGLSMEKDKFEAFKIKFEKIVSEKIKEHQQEPSITIDSEIKVDEINREFINFHRKLAPFGPHNMKPILTLTDQKLSGYVKTMGKDNNHLKFYIKQESTGRNIECVGFKLGQFIEDFKNKNFDLAFTLEENHWKGNVTHYLNIKDVKFRD from the coding sequence ATGAGTCAGAAATGGATTTACAAGCCCGAACCCGATGAGGAAGTTGTGGACAGATTAAGTTCGTCACTTGGTTTTGGTACTTTTGAATCTAAACTCCTTGTTTTAAGAGGAATTGACAATTATCAAAAGGCCAGGGAATTCTTCAAGCCAAACCTCAACGATATACACAGCCCGTTTTTAATGGCAGATATGCAGAAAGCAGTAGAACGCATTGCAACTGCAATTGAAAATGGTGAAAAAATATTGGTTTACGGAGATTATGATGTAGACGGAACCACAGCTGTTGCGTTAATGTACCTTTACCTCAGCAAAATTGTTGAGAAAAAATATTTAGACTATTATATTCCGGACAGGAATTCCGAAGGATACGGAATTTCCACAGAAGGTATTGATTTTGCCAAAGAAAATGGTTTTTCCCTGATCATTGCTTTAGACTGCGGTATCAAGGCGATAGATATGATCAACTATGCAGGGGAACAAAATATTGATTTTATTATCTGCGACCATCACCTTCCGGGTGAAGAAATCCCCAATGCAGCTGCCGTTCTGGACCCTAAAAGGACCGATTGCAGGTATCCTTTTAAGGAACTTTCAGGATGTGGTGTAGGCTTTAAACTATGCCAGGGACTTAATACCATTTATAAAATTCCGGAAGCTGAATTATTTGAACTTACAGATCTTCTGGCTATTTCCATTGCCGCAGATATTGTTTCTATGACAGGTGAAAACCGTGTACTTGCCAAAATGGGACTTAAAGTTCTCCGAAAGACAAGAAATCTCGGTTTAAGATTACTAATTCCCGAGGACAAATTATCTCATTTCGAAATTTCAAATATCGTTTTTGAAATTGCACCAAAAATTAATGCAGCAGGAAGAATTTCGCATGGAAAAGCAGCTGTGGAGCTTATGGTTTCCGATAATCTTAAGCATGCCAACCAGATTGTTGGTGATATTATGAACCTTAATGATGAAAGGCGTGAACTGGATATGAATTCCACGCTTTCTGCCCTGAATCAGATTGTTGAATCCCAGCAGCAGACAAAATATTCCACCATTGTTTATCACCCTGAATGGAACAAAGGAGTAATCGGTATTGTAGCGTCTAGACTTATTGAAACTTATTATAAACCTACCCTGGTATTCACTGACGGTAATAATGGGGAAATGGTAGCTTCTGCGAGATCAGTTTCGGATTTTGATGTTCATGAAGCCCTTGATATGTGTTCTGAATATTTCCTGAAGTTCGGTGGGCATCACGCTGCCGCGGGACTTTCTATGGAAAAGGACAAATTTGAGGCTTTCAAAATAAAATTTGAAAAAATAGTCTCTGAAAAAATTAAAGAACACCAGCAGGAACCTTCCATCACTATTGATTCTGAAATTAAAGTGGATGAGATCAACAGGGAATTCATCAATTTTCACAGAAAACTGGCTCCGTTTGGCCCTCATAATATGAAACCTATTCTTACACTGACTGACCAAAAATTGTCCGGCTATGTAAAAACCATGGGAAAAGACAACAATCACCTGAAGTTCTACATCAAGCAGGAATCTACCGGAAGAAATATAGAATGTGTAGGCTTCAAACTGGGGCAATTTATTGAAGATTTTAAAAATAAGAATTTTGATCTTGCCTTTACCTTAGAGGAAAATCACTGGAAAGGCAATGTCACTCACTATTTAAACATAAAAGATGTAAAGTTCAGGGATTAG
- a CDS encoding M48 family metallopeptidase, which produces MKKITLCLLFLGAMNAVSAQKINLGKAAGIVSKGTKALTFTNEDAVKLSKESVDWMDKNNPVAGPKDPYTVRLNKLFAKHKSQDGLTLNYKVYKVKDINAFACADGSVRVFSSLMDIMTDDEILAVIGHEIGHVKNQDTKDAIKSAYMKAAALDAASSASGTVAALNDSQIGKMANDFLDASHSKKQESEADTYSYDFMKANNYNVVGAYSAFKKLALLSEGSTQTGFEKMFNSHPDSEKRAQAIKKRAEKDGLWKDPGTIAIPKTKLTK; this is translated from the coding sequence ATGAAAAAAATTACACTGTGCCTTTTATTCTTAGGGGCCATGAATGCTGTATCAGCACAGAAAATTAACCTTGGAAAAGCTGCTGGCATTGTTTCGAAAGGAACAAAAGCTCTTACTTTTACCAATGAGGATGCCGTTAAACTATCCAAAGAGTCTGTTGACTGGATGGATAAGAACAACCCGGTTGCGGGACCAAAAGATCCATATACGGTTAGACTGAACAAGCTTTTCGCAAAGCACAAATCCCAGGACGGACTTACTCTGAACTATAAAGTTTACAAAGTAAAAGATATCAATGCTTTTGCATGTGCAGACGGAAGTGTCCGTGTATTTTCTTCGTTAATGGATATCATGACGGATGATGAAATACTTGCAGTAATCGGGCATGAAATCGGTCACGTAAAAAATCAGGATACCAAAGATGCCATTAAATCTGCTTACATGAAGGCAGCAGCTCTGGATGCGGCATCATCTGCATCAGGAACTGTGGCTGCGCTGAATGACAGCCAGATAGGGAAGATGGCCAATGACTTTTTAGATGCTTCACACAGCAAGAAACAGGAATCAGAAGCAGATACCTATTCTTACGATTTTATGAAGGCTAATAACTATAATGTAGTAGGAGCTTATTCTGCATTTAAAAAACTGGCTTTGCTTTCGGAAGGAAGTACTCAGACCGGTTTTGAGAAAATGTTCAATTCTCACCCGGATAGTGAAAAAAGAGCTCAGGCTATCAAAAAGAGAGCAGAAAAAGATGGTCTTTGGAAAGATCCGGGAACCATTGCTATTCCTAAAACTAAACTTACAAAGTAA
- a CDS encoding ABC-F family ATP-binding cassette domain-containing protein: protein MLTVSNLSLQFGKRVLFDEVNIMFTKGNCYGIIGANGAGKSTFLKILTGKQDPTTGHVSLEPGKRMSVLEQDHFAYDQFTVLEAVLRGNKKLFEIKEEMDSLYAKEDFSDEDGIKAGELGVIYDEMGGWTAESDAQTMLSNVGIKDDMHWQMMSELENKDKVKVLLAQALFGNPDVLILDEPTNDLDIDTISWLEDFLADYENTVIVVSHDRHFLDTVCTHIGDLDYAKLNLYTGNYTFWYQASQLATRQRAQANKKAEEKKKELQDFIARFSSNVAKAKQATARKKMIDKLNIDDIKPSSRRYPAIIFEMEREAGDQILDVKGLEKTKDGELLFSNIDLNLKKGDKVAVLSKNSLAITEFFEILAGNVEADKGTVAWGVTTNQSHMPLDNTNFFQEDINLVDWLRQFTKNDEERHEEFVRGFLGRMLFSGDEALKSCKVLSGGEKMRCMFSRMMLQKANILLLDEPTNHLDLESITTLNNSLSNFKGNLLLASHDHEMLSTVCNRIIELTPTGIIDREMTYDEYLADKKVKELREKMYA, encoded by the coding sequence ATGTTAACAGTATCTAACTTATCTTTACAATTCGGGAAAAGAGTTCTTTTTGACGAGGTAAATATTATGTTTACCAAAGGAAACTGCTACGGGATTATCGGAGCAAACGGTGCGGGGAAATCTACATTCCTTAAAATATTAACAGGAAAGCAGGATCCTACTACAGGGCATGTATCTTTGGAGCCGGGGAAAAGAATGTCAGTATTGGAACAGGATCACTTTGCTTACGATCAATTTACTGTTCTTGAGGCTGTTTTAAGAGGAAACAAGAAATTATTCGAGATAAAAGAGGAAATGGATTCTTTATATGCTAAAGAAGACTTTTCTGACGAAGACGGAATCAAAGCTGGTGAATTAGGTGTAATCTATGATGAAATGGGGGGATGGACTGCGGAATCTGATGCACAGACCATGCTTTCAAATGTGGGCATTAAAGATGATATGCACTGGCAAATGATGAGTGAGCTTGAGAACAAGGACAAAGTAAAAGTTCTTTTGGCTCAGGCGCTTTTTGGAAATCCTGATGTACTGATCCTGGATGAACCTACGAATGACCTTGATATTGATACAATTTCATGGTTAGAAGATTTCCTTGCGGATTATGAAAATACAGTGATCGTGGTTTCTCACGACCGTCACTTCCTGGATACGGTTTGTACGCACATCGGAGATTTAGATTATGCCAAACTTAACCTTTATACAGGTAACTATACTTTCTGGTACCAGGCTTCTCAGCTAGCAACAAGACAAAGAGCCCAGGCAAATAAAAAAGCAGAAGAAAAGAAGAAAGAACTTCAGGACTTCATCGCAAGATTCAGCTCAAACGTTGCAAAAGCAAAACAGGCTACAGCAAGAAAGAAAATGATTGATAAACTGAACATCGATGATATTAAGCCTTCTTCAAGAAGATATCCTGCCATTATTTTTGAAATGGAAAGAGAAGCAGGAGATCAGATCCTAGATGTAAAAGGTCTTGAAAAAACAAAAGACGGAGAATTATTATTCTCAAACATTGATCTGAATCTTAAGAAGGGTGATAAAGTAGCTGTACTTTCTAAAAACTCTTTGGCAATTACAGAATTTTTCGAAATCTTAGCAGGAAATGTTGAAGCAGACAAAGGAACTGTGGCCTGGGGAGTTACCACCAACCAATCTCACATGCCTTTGGATAACACCAATTTCTTCCAGGAAGACATCAACCTTGTTGACTGGTTGAGACAATTCACTAAAAATGACGAAGAGCGCCATGAAGAATTCGTAAGAGGATTCCTGGGAAGAATGCTTTTCTCTGGTGATGAAGCTTTAAAATCATGTAAAGTACTTTCCGGAGGTGAAAAAATGAGATGTATGTTCAGCAGAATGATGCTTCAGAAAGCCAACATTCTGTTATTGGATGAACCTACCAACCACCTGGATCTTGAAAGTATCACAACCCTGAACAACTCGTTGTCTAATTTCAAAGGAAACCTTTTACTGGCATCTCATGACCACGAAATGCTTTCAACGGTTTGTAACAGAATCATTGAACTGACTCCAACAGGAATCATTGACAGAGAAATGACTTACGATGAATATCTTGCTGACAAAAAAGTAAAAGAACTTAGAGAGAAAATGTATGCTTAA
- the smpB gene encoding SsrA-binding protein SmpB → MKIEKTVNILNRRARFEYEILEEFEAGMVLTGTEIKSLRSSKASITESFCQFIDGELYIINMMIDEYKLGTFYNHKTKRERKLLLHKKELQKLEKKLKDAGNTIIPLKLYITDKGKAKVLIALGRGKKLFDKREAIKDRENKRNLDRILKKS, encoded by the coding sequence ATGAAAATCGAAAAAACAGTAAATATATTAAACAGAAGAGCCCGTTTTGAGTATGAAATCCTTGAAGAATTTGAAGCAGGGATGGTTTTAACAGGTACGGAAATAAAATCTTTACGTTCATCAAAAGCATCTATTACCGAATCCTTCTGTCAGTTTATTGATGGGGAGTTATACATTATTAATATGATGATTGATGAATATAAATTGGGAACTTTTTACAATCACAAGACAAAAAGGGAACGGAAATTGCTGTTGCACAAAAAAGAATTGCAGAAACTTGAAAAAAAGTTAAAGGATGCAGGTAACACAATTATTCCTCTAAAGTTATATATCACAGACAAGGGTAAAGCAAAGGTGCTTATTGCGCTTGGTAGAGGGAAAAAACTCTTTGATAAAAGGGAAGCGATAAAAGATAGGGAAAATAAACGTAACCTGGACAGAATATTAAAGAAAAGTTAA